CACTGAATTTCTGAAAAAGAAAATTATTCAGGAAAGTGTATTAGAAAATAAACTAACGTTGATCGGGTGAAATGATCAACCAGCCAGTAATCACACAGTCAATTATCAATTGTCCCACCTCCTGATTGCGAAACTTCTCCAGTTTCCGAAAGTAATTATGAATGGCGgtgtttctcctcatcttgtgCTCTGATCCCTGTTTCCTGACACATTCTTCCAGCTCACTGAGCTGTCGGTCCAGGAGAAGGCGGAGGTTTTCCACCATGTCCCGGTCCCAGGTGGCTGAGCCCAGGTTCATGCTGCAGATCTTGCTGATGTGATGGAGGGTCTGATGGAGAGTCTGGATCCGATCCTGTGTCTGAACAGAATACAAAATGACATTTTGGAGACCTGTTACCTTTAGCATTAGAATATATTCTGCCAATGAACGAAAATAAATCAAACTAAAAATCTTCAAATGGGAGATCCTTAATTTAGTAACTGTAAATCGGAATTTAATATTATTATTTCTTCTTTCATaggttgtgggcatcactggccaaTCTAAATGTGTTGttcatccttaattgcctttaAAGTTAATATTTCAGAGGAGGTTTTAGAGACAACCACATGGCTGtggatcaggagtcacatgtaggctagattaGCTAAGGGCAGCAGGTTTTCATTCTTAAAAGGACGTTAATGAATCAGATGGatctttacaacaatcaatgatagtccCATCACAGGGACTAGTTGCCCATTCCAGATTGATGAACTGAGCATGAATGGCACCttggctgccatggtgggatttgaagacaTGTTCCCACACCATTACACTCAGCGTCGGGATTATTAGTCCACTGGCATTACCATTATGCTGCCAATTCCTCTGAAATATTATTGGGTTCACATGGAATAGAGTGATAAGGTCAAAGAAAAACACTTTGgcacatcatgtctgcaccagacaAAAATAATTACATCAGCATTATAATCCCAGTTTGCATTTGACCCATAGCCATGTGTGCCTTGTCATCTcacgtgcacatctaaatacatcTTAAATGGCATGAGGGTccctacctccaccaccctttcaggcagcgagttccagactcccaccacccactgggtgaaaacgtttttcctcccatcccctctaaacttcctgcTCCTtttcttaaatctatgtccccggtCCTTGATATCTCcatcaaggggaaatgtttcttcctgtcttcaCATCCATGCCTCTCACAATTTTATGCATCACAATCATGTCCTCCCTCTGTCTACTCTGATCTAATAAAACAactcaagtctatccaatctctctttgtagctaactctctccagccgagacaacatcttggtaaatctcctctgcagcctttTCAGTGcgctagctgtggcctaacaaatGTCAGGGAGTATTTaaaagtggagatgtttgagatAATGACTGGGT
The DNA window shown above is from Scyliorhinus canicula chromosome 19, sScyCan1.1, whole genome shotgun sequence and carries:
- the LOC119953884 gene encoding interferon alpha-F-like — translated: MLKVTGLQNVILYSVQTQDRIQTLHQTLHHISKICSMNLGSATWDRDMVENLRLLLDRQLSELEECVRKQGSEHKMRRNTAIHNYFRKLEKFRNQEKFSDCAWEIIRTETRARLQQMLFIMLQISRRN